The sequence GCTGTTGAAGACCTACTGGGAGGGTAAAGACCGCCAGCGCGCAGTCTCCATGTGGTCGATGGGTTCGTGGGGTGGATCTGGACTGGCAGCCGTCTTCGGTGGTGTGATGGTTACCTCCATGTTCGGATGGCGTTCCATTTTTATCATGTCCGCCATCATCTCGGCGATCTCCATCCTGCTGATGCGACAAATCCCTGAAGATGCCCCGGCGAAAGACTCCCCCAAGAAAACCGACTGGCCGGGAATCATCACTCTGGCACTGTTCGTTCTATCCTTGCTCCTGGTAGTTACCCAAGGCTCCGTAATTGGGTGGACGAACTGGATCACCTGGGCCCTTATCGGCGTGGTGGTGATCTCGCTCACCGCTTTTATTAAGGTTGAATCCGGAAACCCCAACGCGCTCGTTGACTTCAATTTGTTCCGCAACCAAGTCTTCACCGGTGCCACAATTTCCAACTTGATGATCAACGCCACTGCGGGCTTGATCCCCATCTCCCTCTGGGTGATCCAAGATGCTGCTGAATGGAACGCTACACAAGCCGGCTACCTTACAATTGGTTACGCCGTGTTCATCATCGCGTTTATTCGCGTTGGTGAGAAATTGTTGCAGAAATTCGGTGCGAAAAAGCCGATGCTATGGGGTGCGATCATCGTGATTATCTCCATCGCAATGCTACTGTTCACCAATACCATGGCCTCTACCTATGCAGTCCTTGTGGCAATCTCGTACTGCCTGTTCGGTCTCGGCCTGGCGTTCTACGCAACTCCATCCACCGATGCTGCGCTATCGTCTCTGCCCGACGAACAAGCTGGAGCTGGTTCTGGCGTGTACAAGATGGCTTCCTCTCTCGGCGCCGCTTTCGGTGCCGCAATCCCAACATCCATCTATGTCGCGATGAGCACATCGGATTCCACCATGCTGGGCAACGTCATCGAGTTCACTGGCCGCCAAGACAATGCGGTGGTCCGCGAAGCAGGCATGTTTGGCATGTTTGCGATCCTCATCATGGCACTTATCGCACTGTCCTCTATCATCCTGTTCGTCCCCAATGATGCTGGCTCCAAGAAGTCTGATAAGGCACCGACCAAGGCTACCGAGCTCATGCTTGAAGCCGAAGAGGAAATTGCCCGCCTGGAAGCACAGATCGCGGAAGCTCAGACTGGCATCGAGAGTGCTCGCGAAAAGTACGCGACGGCGAAGGCAGCTGCAGAAAAGGAAGGACTGCCAGCCTCATAAGAGTTTCGCTCCTGCACAATTTGTGCGGTGCGCTCTTGAGCTCTTAAACACAGCAGCGCCCCACACCATTAAGGTGTGGGGCGCTGTCTTCGTCGTCAAGCGCGACCTGAAAACTTAGGCCTCGGTGACGGAACCTCCAGCTGCTTCAATCTTTTCCACTGCAGACTTGGAGAACTTGGTTGCGGTGACGTTAAGCTTAACGCCTAGGT comes from Corynebacterium cystitidis and encodes:
- a CDS encoding MFS transporter, which encodes MQSTLQNTQQFKGNNSALTGIVLAVVTFWLFAQTTLNIGPAMGSDIGTPPAIMNIAISLSALFSGMFIVVAGGFADKIGRVKVANWGNILNIIGSLLVGLAVSGDIGTGMLLVGRILQGLSAAFIMPSTMALLKTYWEGKDRQRAVSMWSMGSWGGSGLAAVFGGVMVTSMFGWRSIFIMSAIISAISILLMRQIPEDAPAKDSPKKTDWPGIITLALFVLSLLLVVTQGSVIGWTNWITWALIGVVVISLTAFIKVESGNPNALVDFNLFRNQVFTGATISNLMINATAGLIPISLWVIQDAAEWNATQAGYLTIGYAVFIIAFIRVGEKLLQKFGAKKPMLWGAIIVIISIAMLLFTNTMASTYAVLVAISYCLFGLGLAFYATPSTDAALSSLPDEQAGAGSGVYKMASSLGAAFGAAIPTSIYVAMSTSDSTMLGNVIEFTGRQDNAVVREAGMFGMFAILIMALIALSSIILFVPNDAGSKKSDKAPTKATELMLEAEEEIARLEAQIAEAQTGIESAREKYATAKAAAEKEGLPAS